From Candidatus Woesearchaeota archaeon, the proteins below share one genomic window:
- a CDS encoding ferredoxin:thioredoxin reductase produces MDKQELIGVWDVFSKKNGSFKLNPDRKHVEIVADGVLSNEQKHGLKLCPCRLRDGTFEKDMELICPCNFFIHETWLRPRPGMQPMCWCGLFVKA; encoded by the coding sequence ATGGACAAGCAAGAATTGATCGGGGTCTGGGATGTTTTCAGTAAAAAGAACGGATCGTTTAAGCTGAACCCTGACAGAAAGCATGTTGAGATTGTTGCAGACGGCGTATTGTCAAATGAGCAAAAGCACGGCCTGAAGCTGTGCCCGTGCAGATTGAGAGATGGAACATTTGAAAAAGACATGGAGCTTATCTGCCCTTGTAACTTCTTCATTCATGAAACATGGCTTAGGCCCAGGCCAGGAATGCAGCCAATGTGCTGGTGCGGGCTGTTTGTAAAGGCATAA
- a CDS encoding cupredoxin domain-containing protein, with translation MKRIYFVLFLAALVLIAGCAAQTTTSGTAGNQQTGQQVTDVSGQTAGQQQTSAAMNVVEITSSGFSPKTLAISAGETVVFTNKDGSAHWPASAVHPTHSVYPESGGCIGSKFDACRSLAQDESFSFTFNSKGSWKYHDHLNPAFTGTIIVE, from the coding sequence ATGAAAAGAATTTATTTTGTTTTGTTTTTGGCCGCATTGGTTTTAATAGCAGGATGCGCTGCGCAGACAACAACTAGCGGAACAGCAGGAAATCAGCAAACCGGACAGCAGGTAACTGATGTCAGCGGGCAGACAGCCGGGCAGCAGCAAACATCAGCAGCAATGAATGTTGTCGAGATTACATCATCCGGGTTTAGCCCAAAGACATTGGCTATCAGCGCAGGTGAAACTGTTGTTTTTACAAATAAAGACGGCAGTGCCCATTGGCCAGCATCAGCTGTGCACCCAACTCATTCAGTTTATCCCGAAAGCGGGGGCTGCATAGGGAGCAAATTTGATGCATGCAGGAGCTTGGCTCAGGATGAGTCCTTTTCCTTCACATTCAACAGCAAAGGCTCATGGAAATACCACGACCATCTTAACCCAGCATTTACAGGAACGATAATTGTCGAGTAA
- the tsaA gene encoding tRNA (N6-threonylcarbamoyladenosine(37)-N6)-methyltransferase TrmO encodes MKDIILKPIGIVRNNIKELRFGNFADEVSEIVIDKKFTGALKGVEDYSHIIVVYWMDKVKSSVIEHQPQGNPDVPIVGIFACRCPARPNPIAITTVKLVEVDHRNNKIKVKGLDIIDGTPIIDIKPYWPQYDEVKGAKIPSWVYKLKF; translated from the coding sequence ATGAAAGACATAATCTTGAAACCAATTGGCATTGTAAGAAACAATATCAAGGAACTGAGATTCGGAAATTTTGCCGATGAAGTTTCTGAAATAGTGATAGACAAAAAATTCACAGGCGCGCTAAAGGGTGTAGAGGATTATTCTCACATTATTGTTGTTTATTGGATGGACAAGGTCAAAAGCAGCGTTATTGAGCATCAGCCGCAGGGCAATCCTGATGTGCCGATTGTAGGGATTTTTGCATGCAGATGCCCTGCAAGGCCGAATCCGATTGCAATAACAACTGTGAAGCTGGTGGAAGTTGATCATAGGAATAACAAAATTAAAGTAAAGGGCCTCGATATCATTGATGGAACGCCAATAATTGACATAAAGCCCTATTGGCCGCAGTATGATGAAGTTAAAGGCGCAAAAATTCCTTCATGGGTTTACAAGCTTAAATTTTAA
- a CDS encoding C-GCAxxG-C-C family protein, producing the protein MSLAESAKKLYLEGYSCTEAVLHAMKQTGHPVTDEVLRSATGFRAGIGGSGCICGAISGATMAIGLHYGRSEKSEDSKKANDLSKHIYDKFEEKYSVTCCNLLTADYKFDSPERKNLCSEIVAYVAGELDKILPNS; encoded by the coding sequence ATGAGTTTAGCTGAATCAGCAAAAAAACTGTATCTTGAAGGATATAGTTGTACAGAAGCAGTATTGCATGCAATGAAACAAACAGGACACCCAGTTACAGATGAAGTTTTGCGTTCTGCAACAGGCTTTAGAGCAGGAATTGGGGGAAGTGGATGCATTTGTGGAGCAATTTCTGGGGCTACAATGGCTATTGGCTTACATTATGGCAGATCAGAGAAAAGTGAAGACTCTAAAAAAGCTAATGACTTAAGCAAGCATATTTATGATAAATTTGAAGAAAAGTACAGTGTAACTTGTTGTAACCTGCTTACTGCTGATTATAAGTTCGATAGCCCTGAAAGAAAAAATCTCTGCTCAGAAATCGTAGCTTATGTGGCTGGAGAGCTTGATAAAATTTTACCAAATTCATAA
- a CDS encoding class I SAM-dependent methyltransferase — protein MEKNGWDRIYRENRLEKIPWHTEHPEKNLVKLVEQGKIRPGEVLDMCSGVGTNSIYLASKGFKVTGVDISPAAVNMAKERCLRKGLACNYLVGKVLKFKTNKKFDFIFDRGCFHHIPDKDKPKYVKRLINLLKGNGRVYIQCFSDKNHFDKSISKEAILRYFSGPFKIAYIKESIHTEPGGGKIYMHNVFMEKK, from the coding sequence ATGGAAAAAAACGGGTGGGACAGGATATACAGGGAGAACAGGCTGGAAAAAATTCCCTGGCATACTGAACATCCTGAAAAAAATCTTGTGAAGCTTGTTGAGCAGGGTAAAATCAGGCCAGGAGAAGTTCTTGACATGTGTTCGGGAGTAGGTACAAACTCAATTTATCTGGCTTCAAAGGGGTTTAAGGTTACAGGAGTTGACATATCCCCTGCAGCAGTAAATATGGCAAAAGAAAGGTGCCTAAGAAAAGGCTTGGCTTGCAATTATCTTGTAGGCAAGGTATTGAAATTCAAGACAAACAAAAAATTTGACTTTATTTTTGACAGGGGATGCTTTCACCATATCCCTGATAAAGACAAGCCAAAATATGTTAAAAGGCTTATTAATTTATTGAAAGGCAATGGCAGGGTTTATATCCAGTGCTTCAGCGATAAAAATCATTTTGACAAGAGCATTTCAAAGGAGGCTATTTTAAGGTATTTTTCAGGCCCTTTTAAAATAGCCTATATTAAAGAATCCATTCACACAGAGCCTGGCGGTGGAAAAATATACATGCACAATGTTTTTATGGAGAAAAAATGA
- a CDS encoding class I SAM-dependent methyltransferase, producing the protein MFYNGIISALYDLEIRLFLLPLGSEKRLREATANAVDIGHAKNILDLFCGTGTLTSLIAEKAKGNVFGVDLSENMIRRARKKTSSKNTKYIVADAKNIPFEDNYFDIAFESLGLHELRFKDRNKAIAEICRTLKKGGTAVFVEYVEPKKQTTAFLILEWIERIIDKEAIDDFFSRDFQRHLEYYKFKVINKIPALKGYANIFVAKKS; encoded by the coding sequence ATGTTTTATAATGGAATAATAAGCGCGCTTTATGACCTTGAAATCAGGCTCTTTTTGCTTCCTTTAGGAAGCGAGAAAAGGCTAAGGGAAGCCACAGCAAATGCTGTTGATATCGGGCATGCAAAAAACATACTGGATCTTTTTTGCGGCACAGGAACATTGACGAGCCTGATTGCAGAAAAAGCCAAAGGCAATGTTTTTGGGGTTGATCTGTCAGAAAATATGATAAGAAGAGCCAGGAAAAAAACAAGTTCCAAAAACACAAAATACATTGTTGCAGATGCAAAAAATATTCCCTTTGAAGACAATTACTTCGATATTGCATTCGAATCATTGGGGTTGCATGAATTAAGATTCAAAGACAGAAATAAGGCAATAGCAGAGATTTGCAGGACATTGAAAAAAGGAGGCACAGCGGTTTTTGTTGAATATGTGGAGCCAAAAAAACAAACAACAGCATTTTTAATATTGGAATGGATTGAGAGAATAATTGATAAAGAAGCCATTGATGACTTTTTCAGCAGGGATTTTCAAAGGCATTTGGAATACTATAAGTTTAAAGTTATCAATAAAATTCCTGCGCTTAAAGGTTATGCCAATATATTTGTGGCTAAAAAATCATAA